A window from Anser cygnoides isolate HZ-2024a breed goose chromosome 1, Taihu_goose_T2T_genome, whole genome shotgun sequence encodes these proteins:
- the GATD3 gene encoding glutamine amidotransferase-like class 1 domain-containing protein 3, mitochondrial isoform X2 translates to MLAACGPPFRAALRRAAPPGLASFHSSARRPRGARVAVVLSGCGVYDGTEIHEASAILVHLSRGGAEVQMYAPDVPQMHVVDHSKGQPAEAESRNVLVESARIARGKITSLAKLTTADHDAVIFPGGFGAAKNLSTFAVDGKDCKVNREVERVLKDFHKAGKPIGLCCISPVLAAKVLSGAEVTVGHEEEEGGKWPYAGTAGAIKELGGKHCVKEVTEAHVDTKNKVVTTPAFMCETELHNIFDGIGAMVKNVLKLTGK, encoded by the exons ATGTTGGCCGCCTGCGGGCCGCCATTCCGCGCCGCGCTGCGCCGGGCAGCGCCCCCCGGCCTCGCCTCCTTCCACAGCTCCGCCCGGCGCCCCCGCGGCGCCCGCGTCGCCGTG GTCCTGTCTGGTTGCGGTGTCTACGATGGCACAGAAATCCATGAGGCCTCAGC CATACTGGTACACCTTAGTCGTGGGGGAGCTGAGGTTCAGATGTATGCTCCAGATGTTCCTCAAATGCATGTTGTTGACCACAGTAAAGGGCAACCAGCTGAAGCTGAGTCAAG GAATGTTTTAGTGGAATCTGCAAGGATTGCTCGTGGTAAAATCACAAGCCTGGCTAAACTTACTACAGCAGACCATGATGCTGTGATATTCCCTGGTGGGTTTGGAGCTGCTAAGAACTT GTCTACCTTTGCTGTTGATGGGAAAGATTGCAAGGTGAATAGAGAAGTTGAACGTGTCTTGAAAGACTTCCACAAAGCAGGCAAACCTATTGG TCTTTGCTGCATTTCACCAGTGTTGGCAGCAAAGGTTCTTTCTGGTGCTGAAGTAACTGTGGGCcatgaagaagaggaaggtggCAAGTGGCCTTACGCTGGAACTGCAGGAGCCATTAAAGAGCTGGGAGGAAAGCATTGTGTGAAAGAAGTGACT GAAGCTCATGTGGATACAAAAAACAAGGTGGTGACTACCCCAGCATTTATGTGTGAAACGGAATTACATAATATCTTCGACGGCATTGGGGCCATGGTAAAGAATGTGTTAAAATTAACTGGCAAATAA
- the GATD3 gene encoding glutamine amidotransferase-like class 1 domain-containing protein 3, mitochondrial isoform X1 yields the protein MFIRWPLNEKQNQKSESGRTLVLSGCGVYDGTEIHEASAILVHLSRGGAEVQMYAPDVPQMHVVDHSKGQPAEAESRNVLVESARIARGKITSLAKLTTADHDAVIFPGGFGAAKNLSTFAVDGKDCKVNREVERVLKDFHKAGKPIGLCCISPVLAAKVLSGAEVTVGHEEEEGGKWPYAGTAGAIKELGGKHCVKEVTISFPVNFHVERQFCNVSLQK from the exons ATGTTTATTCGTTGGCCcctaaatgaaaaacagaatcaaaaaTCAGAAAGTGGAAGGACGCTT GTCCTGTCTGGTTGCGGTGTCTACGATGGCACAGAAATCCATGAGGCCTCAGC CATACTGGTACACCTTAGTCGTGGGGGAGCTGAGGTTCAGATGTATGCTCCAGATGTTCCTCAAATGCATGTTGTTGACCACAGTAAAGGGCAACCAGCTGAAGCTGAGTCAAG GAATGTTTTAGTGGAATCTGCAAGGATTGCTCGTGGTAAAATCACAAGCCTGGCTAAACTTACTACAGCAGACCATGATGCTGTGATATTCCCTGGTGGGTTTGGAGCTGCTAAGAACTT GTCTACCTTTGCTGTTGATGGGAAAGATTGCAAGGTGAATAGAGAAGTTGAACGTGTCTTGAAAGACTTCCACAAAGCAGGCAAACCTATTGG TCTTTGCTGCATTTCACCAGTGTTGGCAGCAAAGGTTCTTTCTGGTGCTGAAGTAACTGTGGGCcatgaagaagaggaaggtggCAAGTGGCCTTACGCTGGAACTGCAGGAGCCATTAAAGAGCTGGGAGGAAAGCATTGTGTGAAAGAAGTGACTATATCCTTTCCTGTCAATTTCCATGTTGAGAGACAGTTTTGTAATGTGTCATTACAGAAATGA
- the PWP2 gene encoding periodic tryptophan protein 2 homolog, with protein MKFAYRFSGLLGTVYRRGNLSFTRDGSGLVSPVGNRISLFDLKNNKCETLPLATRHNIVCVGLSPDGSLAILVDEEGAALLVSLVGKSVIHHFHFHKPVHSVSFSPDGKKFVITKDNVALMYHAPGKKREFNAFVLDKTYYGPYDETTCIDWTDDSKCFAVGSKDMSTWVFGAERWANLIYYSLGGHKDVIVACFFEENSLDLYTVSQDGALCVWQCDTELDGLKPMPPKEARKKNKIKEDEEFLEESKGEEIHGKAHPNEQEIREKVKYSRIAKYFFNKEGDFNNLTSAAYHKKTHLLVTGFASGVFHLHELPDFNLIHSLSISDQRIASISINCTGDWIAFGCSGLGQLLVWEWQSESYVLKQQGHFNSMVSLAYSPDGQYIVTGGEDGKVKVWNTSSSFCFVTFTDHTSGVTAVTFTSSGYVILSASLDGTVRAFDLHRYRNFRTFTSPRPSQFSCLAVDSSGEIVSAGSQDSFEIYIWSMQSGRLLDVLAGHEGPISSLSFNPVKCVLASASWDKTVKLWDMLDSWRTKETLMLNSDVLVVAFRPDGKELAVASLNGQITFWDHENAVQVGSIEGRHDLQMGRKELDKITAKQSAKGKSFTTLCYSADGQSILAGGLSKFVCIYNVKEQILMKKFEISCNLSLDAMEEYLDRRKMTEFGSMALIDEGAGDEDGVAIPLPGVKRGDMSYRRFKPEIRVTCLRFSPTGRSWAATTTEGLLIYSLDSGLIFDPFELDIDVTPSNIRKTLHQKEYAMAIIMALKLNEKKLIQEVIEAVPSDEVEVVCSSLPDLYVEKVLEFLASAFEISCHLEFYLIWAHKLLMLHGQKLKTRSQKLLPVIQFLQKSIQRHFEDVSKLCEWNIYNIKYALAISQQRGMKRLAETSVDEEESESDSDYLMQEVHKDSLSS; from the exons ATGAAGTTCGCCTACAGG TTCTCCGGCCTGCTGGGCACTGTGTACCGCCGCGGCAACCTCAGCTTCACCCGCGATGGCAGCGGCCTCGTCAGCCCCGTCGGGAACAGGATCTCCCTCTTCGACCTGAAGAA TAATAAATGTGAAACGCTCCCATTGGCTACACGGCACAACATTGTGTGTGTGGGGCTTTCTCCAGATGGAAGCCTTGCCATACTGGTTGATGAAG AGGGAGCTGCCTTGCTTGTCAGTTTGGTCGGTAAATCTGTGATACATCACTTCCATTTTCACAAGCCAGTGCACAGTGTCTCCTTTTCTCCTGATGGCAA GAAATTTGTGATTACAAAAGACAATGTTGCTCTTATGTACCATGCTCCTGGGAAGAAACGAGAATTTAATGCATTTGTTCTGGACAAAACGTATTATGGTCCATATGATGAAACAACTTGTATTGACTGGACTGATGATTCCAA ATGTTTTGCAGTGGGAAGCAAGGACATGTCTACGTGGGTGTTTGGAGCAGAGCGATGGGCAAACCTGATCTATTACTCACTCGGAGGGCATAAGGATGTAATAGTAGCCTGCTTTTTTGAAGAGAACAGTCTAGAT CTGTACACAGTTAGCCAGGATGGAGCTCTCTGTGTGTGGCAGTGTGATACAGAGCTTGATGGTTTGAAGCCCATGCCTCCTAAAGAAGctaggaaaaagaacaaaataaaagaagatgaagagtTTCTTGAGGAATCTAAGGGTGAAGAAATTCATGGAAAAGCCCATCCAAATGAACAGGAGATTAGAGAGAAAGTTAAATATTCACGTATTGCAAA GTATTTTTTCAATAAAGAGGGAGATTTTAATAACCTGACATCTGCAGCTTATCACAAGAAAACACACCTCTTGGTCACTGGGTTTGCTTCTGGAGTCTTTCACCTCCACGAGCTTCCAGATTTCAATCTAATCCATTCCTTGAG TATTTCAGATCAAAGGATAGCTTCTATTTCTATCAACTGTACTGGTGACTGGATTGCCTTCGGATGTTCAG GTTTGGGTCAGCTCCTGGTATGGGAATGGCAAAGTGAGTCCTATGTGCTGAAGCAGCAGGGCCATTTCAACAGCATGGTTTCGTTGGCATATTCTCCAGATGGACAATACATAGTAACTGGAGGGGAGGATGGAAAA GTGAAAGTGTGGAACACTTCAAGCAGCTTTTGTTTCGTCACTTTTACAGACCATACCAGCGGCGTAACTGCTGTAACTTTTACTTCCAGTGGCTATGTCATTTTGAGCGCTTCCCTGGATGGAACAGTGCGGGCCTTTGATCTGCACAG ATACCGTAATTTCCGTACCTTTACTTCTCCACGACCAAGTCAGTTCTCTTGTTTAGCCGTGGACTCCAGTGGTGAGATTGTGTCAGCTGGTTCCCAGGATTCCTTTGAAATATACATCTGGTCCATGCAGAGTGGGAGGTTGTTAGAT gtTTTAGCAGGTCATGAGGGCCCCATCAGCAGTTTGTCCTTTAACCCGGTGAAGTGTGTTCTAGCGAGCGCCTCTTGGGATAAAACAGTCAAGTTATGGGATATGTTGGACAGCTGGAGAACTAAGGAGACACTAATGTTGAACTCAGACG TTCTTGTTGTTGCCTTCCGTCCTGATGGCAAGGAGCTTGCAGTTGCTTCTCTGAATGGACAGATAACATTTTGGGATCACGAAAATGCAGTGCAAGTTGGCTCGATTGAGGGAAGACATGATCTCCagatgggaaggaaggagcttGATAAAATAACTGCCAAACAATCAGCCAAGGGGAA ATCTTTTACTACTCTGTGTTACTCAGCAGATGGTCAGTCTATTCTGGCAGGTGGATTATCAAAATTTGTCTGCATATATAACGTGAAAGAACAGATTCTTATGAAAAAATTTGAGATCTCATGCAACTTATCTTTAGATGCAATGGAG gAATACTTGGATCGGagaaaaatgactgaatttGGCAGCATGGCTCTGATTGATGAAGGGGCTGGAGACGAAGATGGTGTTGCTATTCCTCTTCCTGGAGTAAAAAGAG GTGACATGAGTTATCGACGCTTTAAACCAGAAATAAGAGTGACTTGCCTGCGATTCTCTCCTACAG gGCGAAGCTGGGCAGCCACCACCACAGAGGGTCTTCTTATCTATTCACTGGACTCTGGGCTGATTTTTGATCCTTTTGAGCTAGATATTGATGTCACACCCAGCAATATACGCAAAACACTGCATCAGAAGGAATACGCTATGGCTATCATCATGGCCCTCAAGCTGAATGAAAAGAAGTTAATTCAAGAGGTTATAGAGGCTGTACCTAGTGATGAAG TTGAGGTTGTCTGCTCATCACTCCCAGATCTGTACGTGGAGAAGGTGTTGGAGTTCCTGGCCTCTGCCTTTGAGATATCTTGTCACTTAGAATTCTATCTTATTTGGGCTCATAAGTTGCTCATGCTGCATggacagaaattaaaaacaag GTCACAGAAGCTGCTACCTGTGATACAGTTCCTTCAGAAAAGTATCCAGCGACATTTTGAAGATGTTTCCAAGCT ctgtgAATGGAATATCTACAATATTAAATATGCACTGGCCATTTCACAACAGCGAGGCATGAAACGTCTGGCAGAAACATCAGTAGATGAAGAAGAGTCGGAGTCTGACAGTGATTATCTTATGCAAGAAGTTCATAAAGACAGTTTGAGTTCCTAG